A single Cucumis melo cultivar AY chromosome 4, USDA_Cmelo_AY_1.0, whole genome shotgun sequence DNA region contains:
- the LOC103503814 gene encoding cellulose synthase A catalytic subunit 1 [UDP-forming], translated as MEANAGLVAGSYKRNELVRIRHDSDSGPKPLKNINSQTCQICGDTVGLTASGDVFVACNECAFPVCRPCYEYERKDGNQSCPQCKTRYKRHKGSPRVDGDDDEDDVDDIENEFNYVQGSSKTKRQWHGEDAELSTSARHESQPIPLLTNGQSVSGEIPCATPDNQSVRTTSGPLGPPEKHMQSHPYVDPRQPVPVRIVDPSKDLNSYGLGNVDWKERVEGWKLKQEKNMMQMTSRYTEGKGDMEGTGSNGEELQMADDARQPLSRVVPIPSSHLTPYRVVIILRLIILGFFLQYRLTHPVKDAYPLWLTSVICEVWFALSWLLDQFPKWSPVNRETFLERLALRYDREGEPSQLAPVDVFVSTVDPLKEPPLVTANTVLSILAVDYPVDKVSCYVSDDGSAMLTFEALSETAEFARKWVPFCKKHNIEPRAPEFYFAQKIDYLKDKIKPSFVKERRAMKREYEEFKIRINALVAKAQKMPEEGWTMQDGTPWPGNNPRDHPGMIQVFLGHSGGLDTDGNELPRLVYVSREKRPGFQHHKKAGAMNALIRVSAVLTNGAYLLNVDCDHYFNNSKALKEAMCFMMDPAYGKKTCYVQFPQRFDGIDLHDRYANRNIVFFDINLKGLDGLQGPVYVGTGCCFNRQALYGYDPVLTEADLEPNIIIKSCCGSRKKGRNKKYIDKKRAAKRTESTIPIFNMEDIEEGVEGYDDERSLLMSQKSLEKRFGQSPVFIAATFMEMGGIPPSTNPATLLKEAIHVISCGYEDKTEWGKEIGWIYGSVTEDILTGFKMHARGWISIYCMPPRPAFKGSAPINLSDRLNQVLRWALGSIEILLSRHCPIWYGYNGRLKLLERIAYINTIVYPITSIPLIAYCMLPAFCLLTGKFIIPEISNFASMWFILLFVSIFATGILELRWSGVSIEDWWRNEQFWVIGGTSAHLFAVFQGLLKVLAGIDTNFTVTSKASDDDGDFAELYVFKWTSLLIPPTTVLIMNMVGIVAGVSYAINSGYQSWGPLFGKLFFALWVIVHLYPFLKGLLGRQNRTPTIVIVWSILLASIFSLLWVRIDPFTSASTKAANGQCGINC; from the exons ATGGAAGCAAATGCGGGATTGGTGGCTGGATCTTACAAGAGAAATGAGCTTGTTCGGATTCGCCACGATTCCGACAGTGGG CCTAAACCACTGAAGAATATAAACAGCCAAACATGTCAAATATGTGGCGACACAGTTGGTCTTACAGCCTCTGGTGATGTCTTTGTTGCTTGCAATGAATGTGCATTTCCCGTTTGTCGTCCGTGTTATGAGTATGAGAGGAAAGATGGGAACCAGTCTTGTCCTCAGTGCAAGACTAGATACAAGAGGCACAAAG GGAGTCCTCGCGTTGATGGTGATGACGACGAGGATGATGTGGATGACATTGAGAATGAGTTTAATTACGTACAAGGAAGTAGCAAGACTAAACGACAGTGGCATGGGGAAGATGCTGAACTATCTACTTCTGCGAGACACGAGTCTCAACCTATACCACTCCTTACAAATGGCCAATCA GTGTCTGGAGAAATTCCTTGTGCTACCCCTGATAATCAATCAGTGCGAACCACATCTGGTCCTTTGGGTCCTCCAGAAAAGCATATGCAGTCCCATCCATATGTTGACCCAAGGCAGCCAG TTCCCGTGAGAATTGTGGATCCATCAAAGGATTTGAATTCTTATGGGCTTGGGAATGTTGACTGGAAGGAAAGAGTTGAAGGTTGGAAACTGAAACAAGAGAAAAACATGATGCAGATGACGAGTAGGTACACTGAAGGGAAGGGGGACATGGAGGGCACTGGGTCAAATGGAGAAGAACTTCAAAT GGCTGATGATGCTAGGCAACCTCTGAGCCGTGTCGTTCCTATTCCATCCTCTCACTTGACCCCGTATCGTGTTGTGATCATACTTCGTCTTATTATTCTGGGCTTCTTCTTACAGTACCGTTTAACACACCCTGTGAAAGATGCATACCCCTTGTGGTTAACATCAGTTATTTGTGAAGTTTGGTTTGCCCTTTCCTGGCTTCTGGATCAGTTTCCGAAATGGTCTCCTGTCAATCGTGAGACCTTCCTTGAGAGACTTGCGCTAAG ATATGATCGCGAAGGAGAGCCATCACAGTTAGCTCCTGTTGATGTCTTTGTCAGTACTGTGGATCCACTCAAAGAGCCTCCACTAGTCACGGCAAACACTGTGCTTTCCATACTTGCCGTGGACTACCCAGTGGACAAAGTCTCGTGCTATGTATCAGACGATGGTTCAGCAATGCTTACTTTTGAAGCGCTCTCTGAAACTGCAGAATTTGCAAGGAAGTGGGTTCCCTTTTGCAAGAAGCACAACATTGAGCCAAGGGCCCCTGAATTTTATTTTGCTCAAAAAATAGACTACTTGAAGGACAAGATTAAGCCTTCTTTTGTCAAAGAGCGGCGAGCAATGAAG AGAGAGTATGAAGAATTCAAGATTCGAATTAATGCACTTGTTGCCAAAGCACAAAAGATGCCTGAGGAAGGATGGACCATGCAGGATGGAACGCCATGGCCTGGAAACAATCCCAGGGATCATCCTGGAATGATACAG GTTTTCTTAGGTCACAGTGGAGGTCTTGATACTGATGGAAATGAACTGCCGCGACTTGTTTATGTTTCTCGTGAGAAGCGACCAGGTTTCCAGCACCACAAGAAAGCCGGAGCAATGAATGCATTG ATCCGAGTTTCTGCTGTGCTTACAAATGGAGCATATCTTTTGAATGTCGATTGTGATCACTACTTCAACAACAGCAAAGCTCTCAAGGAAGCCATGTGTTTCATGATGGACCCTGCTTATGGGAAGAAAACATGTTATGTACAATTCCCACAACGTTTTGATGGCATTGATTTGCACGATCGATATGCCAATCGCAACATAGTCTTTTTCGAT ATAAACTTGAAGGGGTTGGATGGCCTCCAGGGTCCAGTCTATGTGGGTACTGGTTGTTGTTTCAATCGGCAAGCTCTATATGGTTATGATCCTGTTCTGACCGAGGCAGATTTGGAACCAAATATTATCATTAAGAGTTGCTGTGGTTCAAGAAAGAAGGGAAGGAACAAGAAGTACATTGACAAAAAGAGGGCTGCAAAGAGGACTGAGTCTACCATTCCCATCTTTAATATGGAAGATATCGAGGAAGGTGTTGAAG GATATGATGATGAGAGGTCACTCCTGATGTCTCAGAAGAGTTTAGAGAAGCGCTTTGGCCAATCTCCAGTTTTTATTGCAGCCACTTTCATGGAAATGGGAGGTATTCCACCTTCAACCAATCCTGCAACTCTTCTAAAGGAAGCAATTCATGTCATCAGTTGTGGATATGAAGATAAGACAGAATGGGGCAAAGAG ATTGGGTGGATCTATGGTTCTGTGACAGAAGATATTTTAACTGGATTTAAGATGCATGCTCGTGGGTGGATATCAATTTACTGCATGCCTCCGCGGCCAGCATTCAAGGGATCTGCTCCCATCAATCTTTCTGATCGTTTAAATCAGGTGCTTCGATGGGCTTTGGGTTCCATTGAAATCTTGCTTAGCAGGCATTGTCCTATCTGGTATGGCTACAATGGAAGGTTAAAGCTTTTGGAGAGAATAGCGTACATCAATACCATCGTCTACCCTATCACCTCCATTCCTCTTATTGCTTACTGTATGCTTCCGGCGTTCTGTCTTTTGACTGGAAAGTTCATCATTCCCGAG ATAAGCAACTTTGCCAGTATGTGGTTCATTCTTCTTTTCGTTTCCATCTTTGCTACGGGTATTCTTGAACTCAGATGGAGTGGGGTTAGCATTGAAGACTGGTGGAGGAATGAACAATTTTGGGTCATTGGTGGTACTTCAGCTCATCTGTTTGCCGTCTTCCAGGGTCTCTTAAAGGTTCTTGCTGGAATCGATACCAACTTCACTGTCACGTCAAAGGCCAGTGATGACGATGGGGATTTTGCAGAGCTTTATGTGTTCAAATGGACTTCTCTCCTCATCCCTCCCACCACTGTCCTTATTATGAATATGGTCGGTATAGTGGCTGGTGTGTCGTATGCCATTAACAGTGGTTACCAATCTTGGGGTCCTCTTTTTGGTAAGCTGTTCTTCGCATTGTGGGTTATTGTCCATTTATATCCTTTCCTAAAGGGTTTACTGGGAAGGCAAAATCGTACACCAACCATCGTCATTGTCTGGTCCATTCTCCTTGCTTCCATTTTCTCATTGCTTTGGGTGCGAATCGATCCATTTACCTCGGCCTCGACAAAGGCTGCCAACGGTCAATGTGGTATCAACTGCTAG
- the LOC103503815 gene encoding adenine nucleotide transporter BT1, chloroplastic/mitochondrial-like has translation MGQKGTQVLAYKRDGFFSVFDLGSQWSIQEGHFHPGGLFASVGQMGIGFGISPNSSNSDDANFLYSNLCMKYVPSAEAVNFEETVINKKKKNKGGFQLRIKVENPSLRRLISGAIAGTVSNTCVAPLETIRTHLMVGNGGHSVTEVFNDIMKNDGWKGLFRGNLVNVIRVAPSKAIELFAFDTVNKNLSPGPGEEPKIPIPPSLVAGACAGVSATLCTYPLELLKTRLTIQRGVYNGLLDAFIKILQEKGPAEFYRGLAPSLIGIIPYSATNYFAYDTLRKAYRKIFKQEKIGNIQTLLIGSAAGAISSCATFPLEVARKQMQVGALSGRQVYKNVIHALISILEREGIQGLYRGLGPSCIKLVPNAGISFMCYEACKRILVDKDDEN, from the exons ATGGGTCAGAAAGGAACTCAAGTTTTAGCCTATAAACGAGATGGGTTCTTCTCAGTCTTCGATTTGGGCTCCCAATGGAGTATCCAGGAAGGCCACTTCCATCCCGGAGGCTTATTCGCCAGTGTCGGTCAGATGGGCATCGGGTTCGGCATCTCACCCAATTCTTCAAATTCGGATGACGCCAATTTTCTTTACTCCAATTTGTGTATGAAATATGTACCTTCTGCTGAGGCTGTTAATTTTGAGGAAACTGTTAtcaataagaagaagaagaataagggTGGTTTTCAATTGAGAATTAAGGTGGAAAATCCCTCACTGCGGAGGTTGATAAGTGGTGCAATTGCTGGGACAGTGTCAAACACTTGTGTGGCGCCATTGGAGACCATTAGAACTCATTTGATGGTGGGTAACGGTGGCCACTCTGTCACTGAGGTGTTCAATGATATTATGAAGAATGATGGGTGGAAGGGATTGTTTAGGGGGAATTTGGTCAATGTTATTCGGGTTGCACCCAGCAAAGCGATTGAG CTTTTTGCTTTCGATACAGTCAACAAGAACCTATCGCCTGGACCAGGCGAAGAACCAAAAATTCCAATCCCTCCTTCATTAGTTGCCGGAGCCTGTGCTGGAGTCAGTGCAACCCTCTGTACATACCCGCTAGAGTTACTGAAAACCCGATTAACCATACAG AGAGGGGTTTACAATGGTCTATTAGACGCTTTCATTAAGATACTTCAAGAGAAGGGGCCTGCAGAATTCTACAGAGGTCTTGCTCCCAGTTTGATTGGAATTATTCCATATTCTGCCACCAATTACTTTGCTTACGATACGTTGCGAAAAGCCTACCGGAAGATCTTCAAACAAGAAAAAATAGGCAACATTCAAACCCTTTTAATAGGATCAGCTGCTGGTGCCATTTCGAGTTGCGCAACATTCCCACTGGAGGTAGCTCGCAAGCAGATGCAAGTCGGGGCTCTCAGTGGAAGACAAGTTTACAAGAACGTTATTCATGCGCTTATAAGTATACTTGAAAGGGAAGGCATTCAAGGCTTATATAGAGGGCTTGGCCCCAGCTGCATCAAGCTAGTGCCTAATGCAGGCATTTCATTCATGTGTTATGAAGCTTGCAAGAGGATACTTGTAgacaaagatgatgaaaattAG